The Actinopolyspora erythraea genome has a segment encoding these proteins:
- a CDS encoding GAF and ANTAR domain-containing protein — protein sequence MSQDRRTVLMSRLENRLDAADGTASRMGVLCALTVEHLAVSGVGATVLASLADGDGQDPSRGLVHATNEVSTGLEDLQLTVGEGPCLDAFVTGGPVLVADLADSHTRWPGFTPGALALGAAAVFSFPLHIGAARLGSLDVYHDRPGKLSDTQISDALILADLATHAVVTELEGHASGDAGWLADPHAEIHQATGMIQAQLNTTTEAALLRLRAHAYTHALPLIDVARRVTDRQLRFTDEPDEDQQDAPA from the coding sequence TCACGGATGGGCGTGCTGTGCGCGCTGACCGTCGAGCACTTGGCCGTGTCCGGGGTGGGCGCCACGGTGTTGGCCTCGCTGGCCGACGGTGACGGGCAGGATCCGAGTCGCGGGTTGGTGCACGCCACCAACGAGGTCAGCACCGGCCTGGAGGACTTGCAGCTGACCGTCGGCGAGGGACCGTGCCTGGACGCCTTCGTCACCGGCGGGCCGGTACTCGTCGCCGATCTGGCGGACAGTCATACCCGGTGGCCCGGTTTCACGCCCGGCGCGCTGGCTCTGGGGGCGGCCGCGGTGTTCTCGTTCCCGCTGCACATCGGCGCCGCCCGGCTCGGCTCGCTGGACGTGTACCACGACCGGCCCGGCAAGCTGTCGGACACCCAGATCTCCGACGCGCTGATCCTGGCCGATCTGGCCACCCATGCCGTCGTCACCGAACTCGAAGGTCACGCCAGCGGCGACGCCGGCTGGCTGGCCGACCCGCACGCCGAGATACACCAGGCCACCGGCATGATCCAGGCCCAGCTGAACACCACCACCGAGGCCGCGCTGCTGCGGCTCCGCGCCCACGCCTACACCCACGCCCTGCCCCTGATCGACGTGGCCCGCCGGGTCACCGACAGACAACTGCGCTTCACCGACGAGCCCGACGAGGATCAGCAGGACGCACCCGCCTGA